The Budorcas taxicolor isolate Tak-1 chromosome 2, Takin1.1, whole genome shotgun sequence nucleotide sequence TTTAGGCCATGCGATGCTTGTTCAAATGTTGAACCTGAAAACCTGTCCAAAACAGGCACAGGGGTCCTGCTGGCCTCCAGTCGCGGTGCCGCAGCCCCACCCCATCTGCTTCTTCTCCAGGTGACGGGACCCACCTGGCCCTGGAGGCCCTGGAGCTTGTGACTCTTCCACTGTACTATATTCTCGGCCCACGTGAAGTTACCGAACCTAGTTTCTTGTTTCCTTCTGTAAAATctagtttccttctctggggctgtgctgggtcctcgtgGCTGTCACAGGCTTTCTGTAATTTCGGGAGCGGGGCCTCCTCTGCTTTGTGgtcttgggcttctcactgcggtggcttctacTGTCACGAAGCATGTGCTCTAGGAGtgagggctcaggagttgcggtcCCCAGGCTTAGTGGCCCCACGGCATGGGGGATCTTtctggagcagggatcgaacccacatcccctgctttggcaggcagattcttaaccactgaaccaccagggaagtccctgcctctAATTTCTAGTCTCATATCTGCCACCATCCTCTGGGTAGCTTTGAGGACCCTgagtttccccatttgtaaaatgggggtgtAGGACTAGGTGATCTATCAAGTACAGACTTTATCAGTGTGCACCAAAATTCTGTGGGTCTAGGTTTGTGGAGGtgagaaatttaataaatttaattttaaataaattaaataaaaattaaattaataaattaaataagtaataaataataacattaataatgattaataaattaaattaatggattttattttatttattgagttAATACTCAGTAATCTTAGAGTTCAATTCAATATTGATTGAATATGAATGATTATTTAAAAGTGAACAAATATTAACCCCTCAAGAAtgtgaataaaaaggaaatacgGCTTTAACCACATTGTCAATAATATATTTACCTTGCAAATATGGTGATAAGTATCATCATCATAGTGTTCATGATATTAATATAAAGACGTCATTAGTGAATGATATTAATGCCCTAATCGTATGCCAAGTGCTAAGTGCTTTATGTCTATTACATTTTATCATCTTCACCATTACAGCACCATGTGGGAATTACTGAAGCTGTGATTCAAAGTCGCACAAGTTGTATATGGAAGATGCTGAGTTGAAGCCTAAGAGAACTGGGGCTCTGTGCTAGAACCTTTCATCAACTCCCCGAGGCAGGGAATGGCGACTCCCCCTAGGAAGAGGCCAGTCTCATGGAAGGCAGATGTGAATTCAGGGGCACCCTAGGGCAGCGTTTGGATCCCCTCACTCtcatctgtctctgtctcttgtgCAGCTCCAACACCAAGGCAGTCCCTTTAGTGATCCTGACTTCTCAATGCCCGAACTCTCGCTGAGAACCCTGCCTCCAACCGCCATGCCCTTTGCGATCTGGCATGGCCTGGAAGATGTAGTACGTCTGAGCCTCATCCAGGAGGCCTTCTGGTCCTTCAGCCAGCACCTCCTGCTTGCGATCACTGACCAGAGTGACCTGAGCCCTGGCAATTCCATCGTGGAGGATCAGCTTTGGGAAGCAAGACTCAAGGCCAAAGGCCTAGCGGGCAACTTGGCTGGCATCATGACTGCCCTGGGCCTGCCCACCCCCCCAGCAACCCCCCCCCTCGGTACTGTCCCCTTAGGGGACACGGCCTTCCAGAAGAAGTGTCGAGGATATGTAATAATCCGGGACTATGGCTTTTGGACAGACCGAGCTGTGACTTTCTTGGGTGAGCTCAAGGATAAATACTCTCAATAGAGGAGGTGGGACTTCCTCTTAGAGGATGCAACCCTTTCCCTTTCACAGCTGattctttcctgttttgttttgttttttttctcaccaGCGATTCTTTTCTGCCTTGCTTCTTGGCTAGAAAGGAGACACATGTTGTCTAGCAGGGCTTGTGTACCACGTATCTGGGAACATTTCCTGGGGACCAGGCCTCTAGTCCTTATGCCTGGGCCTTCCTGCCCAGATCCTGTGGCCTCCCTTCCAGATCTGGGtgg carries:
- the LOC128043829 gene encoding cardiotrophin-2-like, whose protein sequence is MMMKMAEPKDCAFQEGRMLLGLVQPIPPPQQCCRDAVNGVDALFCLLALLLPPLPLGAPMSTAESVNQAYNLALHMQTQTSTLLQTYLQHQGSPFSDPDFSMPELSLRTLPPTAMPFAIWHGLEDVVRLSLIQEAFWSFSQHLLLAITDQSDLSPGNSIVEDQLWEARLKAKGLAGNLAGIMTALGLPTPPATPPLGTVPLGDTAFQKKCRGYVIIRDYGFWTDRAVTFLGELKDKYSQ